In one window of Erythrolamprus reginae isolate rEryReg1 chromosome 1, rEryReg1.hap1, whole genome shotgun sequence DNA:
- the YPEL4 gene encoding protein yippee-like 4 — protein sequence MPSCEPVPPAAYLPTKTFRSYLPRCHRTYSCVHCRAHLAKHDELISKSFQGSHGRAYLFNSVVNVGCGPAEQRLLLTGLHSVADIFCENCKTTLGWKYEQAFETSQKYKEGKYIIEMSHMVKDNGWD from the exons ATGCCCAGCTGTGAGCCAGTGCCACCAGCCGCCTACCTCCCTACCAAAACTTTCCGCAGTTATCTGCCCCGGTGCCACCGGACTTACAGCTGTGTCCACTGCAGGGCCCACTTGGCCAAACACGACGAGCTCATCTCCAAG TCCTTCCAGGGAAGTCATGGTCGCGCCTATCTTTTCAATTCTGT GGTTAATGTGGGCTGTGGTCCAGCAGAGCAACGTCTTCTGCTCACTGGTCTCCATTCAGTTGCTGATATATTTTGTGAAAACTGCAAGACTACACTGGGATGGAAATAT GAGCAAGCCTTCGAGACCAGCCAGAAGTACAAAGAAGGGAAGTACATCATTGAGATGTCACATATGGTGAAGGACAACGGCTGGGACTGA